CATCACATATCCTGTTCCACGAACGGTTTGGATATAACTTTCTTCACCAGGAACATCAATTTTATTACGCAAGTAGCGGATATAAACATCAACTACGTTTGTTTCGACTTCTGTTTCATAACCCCAAACTTTGTTTAAAAGAACATCTCGTGCTAAAACAACATTAACATTTTCCATCAATGTCAACAGTAGTTCATACTCACGCTTAGTCAATTCTATCATCTCAGAATTACGACGAACAACACGATTTTCTTTTTCAATCGTTAAATCACGATATGTAATTGTCGTTTGTTTGGCTACATTTTTGTCTCCTTCGATATCGATACGACGAAGCAGTGCGCGTAGACGTGCCAAAAGTTCTTCTATTGCAAATGGCTTTACAATATAATCATCTGCACCATGATCTAAACCAGATACACGATCGATCACAGAATCACGTGCTGTCATCATAATGATCGGCGTATTTTTTACTTGACGAATTCTACGGCAAACTTCAAGACCATTTAGTTCTGGCAACATCAAATCTAAAAGAATGGCATCCCACTCGTCATTTAAGGCTGCTTCTAAGCCTGTGCGTCCGTTATAATGAACTTCTGTTGTGTAACCTTCATGTTTTAATTCAAGCTCTACAAAACGAGCTAAGTTTTTTTCATCTTCAATAATAAGAATATTACTCATTGGTTATTTTTCCTCTCTCTTTAAAAGCTATCTTAAAGCCTACCTATTATACCCACTTTTATCTTAAAAAGCTAGCAACAACCTATTTTCACTTTGTAACAGAGAGAAAACCATGAGAAAATTCTTAATCCCATGGCTTTCGAACATATTATTCTTCATTATACCAGCTATAGTGGTATGTTCCTTCTTTATCAGTACGTTGATACGTATGAGCTCCAAAGTAATCTCTTTGTGCCTGAATGATGTTTGCAGGCAATCTTTCTGAAC
This sequence is a window from Enterococcus wangshanyuanii. Protein-coding genes within it:
- a CDS encoding response regulator transcription factor, with the translated sequence MSNILIIEDEKNLARFVELELKHEGYTTEVHYNGRTGLEAALNDEWDAILLDLMLPELNGLEVCRRIRQVKNTPIIMMTARDSVIDRVSGLDHGADDYIVKPFAIEELLARLRALLRRIDIEGDKNVAKQTTITYRDLTIEKENRVVRRNSEMIELTKREYELLLTLMENVNVVLARDVLLNKVWGYETEVETNVVDVYIRYLRNKIDVPGEESYIQTVRGTGYVMRS